Within Thiomonas intermedia, the genomic segment TGCTCGATAAGGTGGTGGACGGCGCTTGGCAGTCGAATTACATCGGCTCGCGCGGCGGCCTTCCCAAAGGCTTGTATGACTTGACCGGCGCGGAACGGCCGGGCAAGACAGGGGCCACAAAGTCCTTTGAAGGCAACGTGCTGCACGTTGATAAAAAGCATGTGTATCAGCTCCAATCCAACGACAAAGGCAAGTCGAACATGGTTCGGCATGATCTTGCGTTGTACAAGGCACCGCCCGCCATCGGCACGATGACGAAGGTTGACTATGTGCGCGGCGCTGGGCAGGTCGTCGGCCGGGAGCAAACGCTAGAACGCTGACGCTGAATCTGTCTTGAAAATCGAAAAGCGCCTTGTCACACAAGGCGTTTTTCTTTTGTGCGGTCTGCGTCGTGGTGACACCGCGGCAACCTGGCCAGCTCGCTTTTGTCGCCATTCCTGGCGGCCTTCTCGATGGTGACAGATCCCGCCGGCGCCGGCGGATCTGTTGTCACCAATCCGCACCGCCCGCCCTGCCCGCCTTCCTTGGTGACAAAACCCGCGCCCTGGTCGGCCCGGGTTGTCGCCAATGCTCTGTTCAAGTCATTTGCGCCGTGGCTGGGAATGCACACCACGGATGCGCAAGACAGTTTCAGCGCGCCTTATGATTACAAAGTGCTTGCCAAGATATATAATCTTGGTTCTACAACAAACCACATATCGGAGTCACACAATGCGCAAATTGGTCGTTCTTTCCAGCATCCTAGCTTTGGCCGCGTGTTCATCGCCGCCAAAGCCGCCAGTGGTGGACGGGTCAAATCGTCACGCCGTCAACACTCCCGAGACAGCCGAAACGATTGCACTTCGTGCAAAGCTCGCGCAGGCAGAAGAAAAACTTCGCGTCGAACAGGCCCGGCCGGTGATTTCACCGGCCGTTTTGCAGCCTGCCCCGCCGCCGCCTGCACGCTCTCGCACGTTCAGCGTGCATTTCCCCTACAACGGCACGAATTTCAATCTGAGCGCCGACGACAGCGCGCAACTGCTGCCGCTGCTCGCCAAAGCGCGCCGAATCGAGGTTCGCGGACGCACGGACGGCCAACGTCCCAGCACTGCGGACGAAAAAATAGCCCTGAATCGCGCCCTGGCTGCGCAACGGTTCTTGATCGGGCAAGGAGTTTCACCGGCCATCATTTCGGTCAACTACGTGTCGGCCGGTGATTACGTTGCGGATAACTTTTCAGCGGTCGGACGCTCGCTGAATCGCCGCGTGGACATCGAAGTTTTTAACCAGTAGGAGGAAGATTTTCATGAAACGTCTCGCCATCACATCCGCGCTCGCCGCGATGTTCATCACGGCAGCGCCCGCGCATGCCGATGATGGCCTTTTCACGGGTGACGTGCGGCTCGCGTGCGAAGCCGTGCTTTGCCTGTCGTCGGGAACCCGGCCCAGCGAATGCACGCCGTCGATTCAGAAGTATTTCAGCATCACGGCAAAGAAGCTGTCGGACACGATCAAGAAGCGCAAGAGCTTCTTGAACCTCTGCCCGGCCGCAACGCAAGACGCGAAAATGGTCGCCCTGGTGGACGCGATCACCAACGGCGCAGGCCGTTGCGATTACGCCTCGCTGAATTCGACTCTGCGCGTGTGGAACAGCTACGAAGACGGCGCGGGCTACATCAGCAATGCCCTGCCTTCGTACTGCACGGCCTACAACGGCAACGCCTACACCGACATCAAGGCACCGCGCTATGTCGGCGTGCCTGAGCGCGGCGGCTATTGGGTCGAGGCCGACAAGTACGACGCAGCCCTTGCGGAATACAACCAGCGCATTGCAGCCGAAGACGCAGCACGGCGCGCGAACGACTACGGCGGCGGCGGCTCCTGAACCTCCGTGACTGGCCCAGCTCGCGGGCCGACAACCCAAGGGGAAAGCGGGCAACCGCTCTCCCCTGTTTTTTTAGGATGGGCTAACTATGGAATCAGCAGATAACGAAACATCGGGCGGCATACCGTTCAATCAATATCGGCTGTCGTGGGTGGCATACGTCCGGGCCGTGGTAGTGTTCTTCTTCCTCTCGGCCCTGGCCGTCGCCCTGGGCGCGCTGAATCAGTCTTTGAGCGTCGTTGCCGTCCTGGCAGCACTGGCGATATTCGCCTATCAGGTGCTGTACCTGCGCAGCATGATCCTGTTCACCAACGATGACGGCGTTTGGCTCTTTCGCGGTGTCCTGCCCTGGAACAAAGGCATCATCGGCGTGAAATGGCGGGACATCGAGGACGCCGTTTTCTTCACCGGCTTTGTGAGCTGGGCTTTCAACTCCTATTCGATCCGCGTCGGCCATCGCTTCACGAAGGCCAGCGAACTGACAATTGCGAACGTGAGGGACGGCCGCAACGCTGTCGCCCATATCAACGAAGTCCACCGGGCCAGATTGGGCGATTCGTACCGCTGAAAAGGGAGAAACGCAAAAAAGAAACGCGGATGATCCGCGTTTTTTTTCGCCTGCTTACCGGGTCTGCTCGTCGCCCGGATTCGCCCTGCCCTGCTCCTGGCGTTGCGGCTGCTTTGGCTCCGTCTCGCGCTCGGCGGTCTGGCCGCCAGTGCCGCGCAGGCTCTGCACAAGCGCGTCATGCTTCGTCACGACTGGCGGCATGGTCTGCACCAGTCGAACGATGTTGAGGGCAATTTGCTTGTCCTCTGGCTCGCCGGTCGCCAGCGCCCGCGCGATCTGGCCGTATGCCTTCTGCGTGTCCTTCCGGGCTGCGCTGATATTGTCTTGCGCTGGGTTGGCGCGCTTTTTGCCTGTCTTCACCTCGGCTTCGGCGTCCTGCTTTCTCGCCCTGGTGACGCGGGCCGGCTCCTGGCGCTTGCCCTGCTGGAATTCGGCGTCAATGTGACGCACGGCCTGTTTCTCGGCCTTCTGCACCACACCCCGCGCCCGGCGCGGTGTCGCATTCGCTTCTATGCCCTGGTCGCGCAATTTCTCGGCGAACTGTTCTCGCCAATACTGCAAGTCGCCCTTCCTCGGGTTCAAACGGATGCCGTCATTGCCAACTGCCTTGACGGCAAGGTGAACATGCGGGTGCTTCTCGTCGTCATGGGCGGCGAAAACATACTGGTGGTTGCCGAACTCCTGCTTGGCGAACTCTCGCGCGGCGTCCTTGACGGCCTGCCGGTCGGTGCCGGGCGGCATCGACAAAACGATGTTGAAGGCTTCCTTGCGCTTCTCGCCTTCGTAGGGAATGCCAATTTTTCCCTTTGCCCATGAGTCGCGCACGTCGCGCACGGCCTCCATGCCCTGGTGGATGTCGCCGTTTTCGTCCTCTATCTCCACCTCGCCATTGCGCGATATGTAGTCCATGTGCGCTTTGATGTGCTTCATGTTCTTGCCGCCGCCCGAGATTTTCACCATGACTTCGGCCGTCTTCTTGGCCGTCCTGGCTACCTTCTCTTTCGTGGCTGGCCCGCTCGGTGGCGAAGGCTTCGCGGCCCTGGTGGTGCCACCGCTGCGGATGTTGCGGCCCTTCGACCCCTTGACCGGCGAATAGTGAAGGCGCTCGCCCCAATCCTTGATGATGCCGTCGATTACGGTCTTGCTCATTCGATGTTCCACCGTTCAAGGCTGGCACGAATGGCGGTGCTGACTTTCTCCGTATGCGCGTCGATGATCCCGCGCAGCCGTTCGATTGATTCAATCGTGACGGAATCGCGCCGCCCCTCGTTCATGGCCTTGGCTACTTGGTTGAGGTTGCGCCCGATGGCAAGCAACTGATAGTTCGACTCGCCCAGCGCGTCGATTTCCTTCATGCCGAACTGTGGTTCGCGCGTGAGGCCCGCCCGGATCGCGTCAATGATCCACCGACGTTGTGAACAACGCTCAAGGTTGGCGCGCTCCTGCACGGCCGCCTTTTCGGATTTGGTCATGAGGATTTCAAACCGCACCTTGGGTTCGTCGTCGGGCGCTTCGCCCGTCTGACGCAAGGGCGGCGGTGGATTCTTGGCCGCCTTCGCTAACTGCTGCTCGATGGCCTCTTTCAGAGCTGCGCCGGGCTTTTTCCCCAGGGCTTCGCAATAGTCCGACCACGGTTTCTTCAACGCACCCAGGTACAGGTTCAGATAAGGGTTCTCTTTCTCCATAACGGGCTTCCAAGGTCAATGACAACAAAAGTGGGGGGGAACAAAGCGCGGACTACGCGCGTACTATACCGGCGATTAGCCTATCCTGCAATAGCCCACACCCCCCACACTTTTGGTCATGACCAAGCGTTTTTTGCTCTTGGGATTGAAAACGTGGTCTTGAAAGCGCCCGGTAGAACCATCTGTGCGGGATTTCAGGCACGGATTGTTCTCGGGCAAAAAAAACCGCCAAAACTTGGCGGTGTCGGTCACGTCTAATGCGGCCTACTCCGTAGGCCGGCATTCCTCTTTCAGCAGCCGGGAACCGACTGCAAGCCCTCTACGCTGGAACTGGCCCTGTGCGAGTTCAAGCGCGTACTTGGCGGGCTTCATCGACAAATGGTATTCGTCGGAATGGGGCGTCATGTCCTCGATGGCAAACAAAGTTCCATCCTCGGACACAAACGCGATAGATAACGGAATTCGGGTGTCTCGCATCCAGAAGGCCAGCTTGCCCGGTGGGTCAAAGGCGAACAACATTCCCGGCCCGGCATCGTCGCGGTTGGAAAGTCCTTTCGCCTGCTGGGCCTTCGTTCGTGCAACGGGAACGCCGCGAAGCTGGACGTTCCCGGTAAAAGACAGGTCGCATACTTCGGCCACGTCGGCGGCTTGCGCTTGCTGCCTGCTGGCAGCAAACGCAAGCAACGCACCGGCCACGATCAAGCCGGCAGCGCCTTTCAGGATCGCCGGTTTCATGGTCATTTCTCGGCTTCGGTCAGCAGGTTGATTTTGCAAGCGCCCGCATCTACCTCTTGATCGCCGCCGCCATCCTCGAAGCGAATGTGAATCAGGCCGGCAGTGGTAGGGCGACGATTCAGCAAAACGGCCGCCGAACGCCCGTCGAACTCCACCAGCAAAAGCGGCTTGCTCATGCGGTCGGGATCGGACACGGCCCGGCCCTTGGGCCAGCTTGTCAGCTCGCCGGTATCACGCCCGCCGTCGCCTTCCTCGCCAGCGCCTACACCTTCGCCCTGGTCGTTTTCGCCGCCCTTCTTGCCGGCCGGCTTGGTCTTGCTGCCTTCGCCTTCGGCTTCACCAGCGCCGCCACCGTTGCCGCCCTGGCCTTCGCCAGCGCCGCCCGGAATTTGGTCATGACCAAATTTCGAGGCTTCGCCGTTACCCGCCTGCTCGCCGCTCTGCTGGCCTTCGCCAGCAGCGGGAGCCGGGGCGGGCTTCTTCTTGCCCTTCAACTCGTCGGCCAGATCGGCAACGGTCTTGCGCGTGATTTCCATCGCATCGGCGCACCATGCTTCGACTTGCTCGGGGAACTTCTCATGCAAGCCGCGCAGCTCGTACAGGGTTTTAGGCGACGTGCATTTGCCGTTGCTGTATGCGTCTTCGATGCACGCGGGCGGGTCGATCAAGGCAAGGTGCTGGGTGATGATCGCGCCGTCTTTGCCCAGGTTCTTTGCGATGGCCTTCTTCTGGTCGCCAGCGTCCAAACGCTTCTTGATGAAAAGCGCAAGCTCCATCGGCTTCAAGTCGTCGCGCTGGATGTTCTCAATGACTTGATCGTAGTCATCGTGCGCTTCGTCAACGAATGCCGGGATCGTCGCCCGTCCAGCCGCAAGCGAGCCACGATAGCGGCGCGCGCCAAAGTTCAACATCCACTTGCCGGGCTTGCTCGGATGGGTGCGAACCGATACCGGCGTTTTGACGCCTCGCGCCCGAACGCTGTCGGTCATTTCCTGCATGGCCTCGGGCGTGAACTCCTTGCGCGGCTGGTCGGGGTCTTCCTCGATGTCGGCAAGGGGAATGTCCAGCGGCTTGCCGGTCGGCTGGGCCGCCCCGGCCACGGCCGGGGCAGTGGGCTTTTCTTCCAGGGCGGAAAGGTCGAGTGCCATTTATTGAACCTCCATGATTGAAGCGATTTTTTCAAATACCGGCTTGATCTGCGTCCACGCATCGCGGCCGCTGGTCTTACCGAGTTTCCAAACTGGCACGCCTGCGGCCTGGGCTTCGGGCACGGCCGTAGTCTTCTTAATCGCGGCAAAACCTGCATCCATCGGGATCAGTAGCTTGGCGAAGTGCGTCGAAAGCTCGCGGAAGTTATCGCGCTGGAAGGGCGTCGGCTCCACCAGATTCGGCAGGATGCCAATCAATTCCAACTTGGGATTGATCGCGGCCTTGATCTTGCGAATGCCGATGGTGTCGTGATTGAGCAAGTCGCCGATACCGTCGATGGCCTCCTGGTTCAATTGCAGCGGCGACAGAACGTAGTCGCTGACCACCAGCGACGAAAGCTGTCGAATGTCCGGGTTCGGGTTGGTGTCGATGATGCAAACATCGAAGTCGTTATGCACGGCTTGCAGAAACGATTGCAGGTTCGACGCGAAGCTGTTGTGCCTGTCGGCCTGCTTTTCCATTTTCAGCAGCTCGGCGTTATCAGCCGCCACCAAGACAAATTCAGCGTCTTCCACGCCGCCGACCTTGTGAGTCAAAAGGCGGCTGGCCGGCATCTGCGACACGGTGGCAATGCCTCCGGTCTTGATCGCCTTCGAGCTGTTGCGTTGGTGGTCGAAGTCGATCACCAAAACGCGCTTGCCCATGATGAGGTGGAAAAAGTAGGCCAACTGGACGGCCACGGCCGACTTGCCCACGCCGCCCTTTTGGTTTGCGAGAACTGTAGTTTTCATGCCCGAATGCTCCTTAAAAAAGTCCGAACTGTTGTCGGTGAAGTGGATACGCCGTTTTCTTTGAGAAACGCCACGATCTGGTCAACCGTGTAACCCTTGTCCCGAAGGGTCTGCATCTGCGCGGAATACGGCTCAAGTGCTGAACTCGCCAATTTGGGTTTTTCCCGGCTCATGAATTCTTCAATGCGCAGGTCTTCGGCCTTGGCGAGAAAACGGCCACGAATCACGTTCGCTTGCTGCGGTGACATCGTGTGTGCCGCTGCCGCCTCGGACAGCGACACACCTTCAACGATCAACGCTTTTGCAACGCCCAAGGAACGCTCTGACCATCTTTTGCATTTGGACGCCACGCGCTCAAATTGCGCGGCATCCATCCTTGGGGCAGGGGATGTCATGAGTTATTCACCCGCCCGGCTGAACTGGTCGCGCTTCTCTTTGCCCGGCGCACCGAATGCGAAGTCTTCCACGATGAAGTTGTAGCCGTACACGGTTTCGCCGTTCTTCTCGTAGTCGTTGTTTTCGACGCGGTAATCAATGATGAGTTGATCGCCCTTCAAGGCGTTCTTTGCGATGGCCTCGGCTTTCGCGCGGAAGGCGGTGAACTGGATCGCAACGGCACGTTCGCGGGTCTGGCCGGTGTCCTTGTCCTTGCCTGCGTACTCGTTCGCAATCAAGGTGAAACGCGCCACGGCGCGGTCGCCAGTGCCGGTTACGGTGGCCGGCCGGGCAAGGTTGCCGACAAAAACATTCTTCTGCATGGTGTAGCTCCTTCGGTTCGCGCGGCCAGGATTGACCGTAAGCACATTATAACACCCATAAAACAAACGATGCAACAAGGATAAAACAGAATAAAACAAATGAGAAACCGCAAAGGGCAGGGCAAACCCTAGTAATAAGCGGCTTTTGCGGCAATCGTCAGCAGCAGGCACCACGGAAAACCGCCATGCGAACGCAAACGGCCATAGAACGCGATTTAAGCGCCTTTCGCCCTTGCCGCACCCTCGGTATCGGGACGGTCAAGAAAGGGCCGTGGCGGGCCTCCTGCGCAGGCTACGGGGCACAATCGAGGGCAGGGCAAGCCCCTTCTTCCTGATAGACGGTTTTTTGCGGCCTCTCGATCACCACGAACCTTTCCGGCATGGCGCGCACACGCGCCGGGCTGAGCGGGCGGCCGACTTGTCGGCCGGGCGTGATTTGTCCCGGTCTTAGCGCCCCGCAGGGGTGGCCGCTTGCGGCCATGCCGGCCGGCTTGCCGGTCGGGACGCTTAGACCATGCCTTACCTCGGCCGTCGAACTGCAACGCGCGGCAAGTGCCGCGCTTCGTTCTTCACGTCCTGGCCGTAGGCCAGCCGTTAGATGCCTTCTGGCTGTTTGGCTGTTGGTTTTGGATTTCCTCGGCCTGTGTGCCCAGGTGATGCCTGTTCCTGGCTGCGGCGGTGGTGCCGCACCGCGCGGCAAGTGCCGCGCTTAGATCGGCATGGCCGAAGGCCATCCATTGTTCAGGCCGGCGCGAAGCGACGGGGCGCAGGGAGCGAAGCGACCGGAGGGTAGGCGGTGATTGCCGCGCTTCGCGGCAGCTTTTTCGACGTTGTTCACAACGGCGGCGGCTCCAACTACTAGGTATATTTTTTAAAGGAAAAAAAAACCTAAAGGCAAGAACTACAGGGGGGAAGCCACACGACGGCCAGAATAGCCAATGCTGGTAAGGCTTTGCGCGCTTTTTGGGCTTCGGATCGCAAGACACTTTCAGCGTAAACGCAAGACAGTTTCAGCGTAACGCGCAAGACACTTTCAGCGTGCGTTTCTGTGGATAGCGGATTTAATGCCTTACGAATCAACGGCTTGCGTGCAAGACACTTTCAGCGTGGATAACTTTCGTCATCCACAAGGTTATGCACAAGCAAGCGCCAGAATTGGGCGTCTTGGTTGGTGACGGCGGCCTGTCCTCGATCGCGTGATTCTGTCGCCATCGGGAACCCTCCGCGCTTCGCTTGGGCAACCGCTTCGGTTGCATCCCGCGTCGGTTCTTGCCCGACTGTCTGCGGGGGCAGGCGCTGCGGGCGTTGCCCTTGTCCTACCCCCTTGCCGATAGGCTCTATGGCCTCCATCAGCATCAAGGGTGAAGGCTTCGCCCGCCATCCTCACCCGTTCGGTGCTCGCCCTGCGGGCTGCGCTCCGCGTGCGGCCTCCGGTGTCGCCCTTGACGCCGATTCCAGCCAGGACACGGCCACGGCCCCGACGTGGACGGGAACGAAAAACCCGGCGCGCTGGCCGGGTCGGTTTGGTGACGGCCGCGAGCTGGCCAGGTCGTGAAGCTGTCGCCAATCAATCCTTGGCGGTGCCGCCCTTGCCTTTCGGGGCGGGGGAGGGCTTCAACGCGGCCAACAAGCCGGCGTTTTGGGTCTTGGTGGCTTCCAGCTCGCCGCGCAGGGCTGCGGCTTCCTCGCGGGCTGTGGCGGCCTCTGAGCGGGCCTTGTCGCGCTCCGTCTCTGCCTTCGTCATGCGCTCGGCGCTGCGGTGGACTTCTTCGGCCGCGCGCTTGCGCTGGTCGGCGTGCGCCTGCTCGGCGGCCTCGGCCTTGGCCGTGACGCCGGCAAGGGCGGCTTGTGCCTTGGCCGTTTCGCCCTGGGCAGCGGCCAGACTGGCGGCCAGCTTGACGCCTTCGGCTTCGGCCAGCTCCTGGCGCTGCTGGGCCTTGTCGCGCTCGGTGCGCAGGCGATCAGCATCGGCGCGCAGGCTGTCGGCCGTCGCCTTGGCCTGGGCTGCGGCGGTTTCGGCCTCGGCGTGTGCGTGGTCGAGTTCGGCGCGCAGCTCGGCGGCCCGGCGCTCGATTTCCTCGGCCCGTTGCTTGGCAAGGGCGGCGTCCTGCTCGGCGGCCAGCCGGGCGCGGCGCGTCTCGTCTAGCTCCTGGGCGGTCGCCTGGGCTGCTGCTGCGGCGGCCGTGGCTTGGCGTTCCAGCTCGGCAATGCGCGCCTGGGCGGCGTCCAGCTCGGCGGCCTGGGCCTCGAAGGCTTCGGACTGTTCGGCCGATAGCTGGATGAGGTCGCTTTTCTCGGTTTCAAAGGCCACCTTGGCCGCGTCTAGCGATTCGTTCGCCAGTTGCTGCGCCGTCTCCCAAAGGCTTTGCCCCATGCTCTGCACCACGCCATGCAGTTCCACCGGCAACGGCTCGCGCACGGCCTGAACCTGCTTGCGCTGGTTCTGCCGCCATTCCTTCATGGCCTCCACCACGTTGTTCATGCCGGCGCGGCTCTCCTGGCGCACAGCCTCCACGCTCGGGAACTCGCCGGTTTCGCTGGCCGCGTGCAGGGCGTCGGCGGCGGCAAAGATGCGCTCTTTGATGTCTTGGGATAGGGCCATTTTGCGAACTCCTTCGGATTGGGTAGGAATAATAATAATTATACTACTACTATTACTACTACGCTACTTAAAAAAAGGGCCGGTGGTGTCCCGGCCGGGTGGTCACTGGTCGGCGCGGATGCGCTCAAACATCGGCAGCAGGCGGCCCGCTTCGGCGCGGCCTTCGGGCTGGCAAGCAAAGGCCGGCACATTCAGCAGCAGGCGGGCACGGTGCAGGATGTCGTACAGGTCGAGCGGCGAAGCGTAGCGGCCTGGGGCGGTCAGCAGCTCGACGGCCATCGTGCCGGCAATGAGGTCATCGACGGGCAGGGCGCGGCCGTCAATGACGGCACGCAAAGCCAAAGCGCCCGCGTCCAGCGATTGGCGCATCCATTCTTGGGGTTCAAGCATCTTGTGCATGGGGTCGTTCTCCCTGTGGCTGTTGCTGGTGTCTGTGGTGGTCAGTTGCCGGCCAGATAGCGGCGGGCTTCGCGCAGTGCCTCGGCGATGCGGCGCACGCGACATTCAAGGGCCGAATGCTGCGCGGCCAGTCGGTCGTATTGCTCGGCGCGCACGATGCCGGCGCGGGCCTCCTCGATCCGCTCGGAGTCGCAGCCGACGTAATCGCGGCGGCGCGGCTCGCCGTTCTTCTGCGGGTACAGCAGATAGAAGTATTTCGGCTGGCCGTCCGAACCCTTGCGCCAATGCTCCGTTGCGTAGATCAAGCCCGCCTTTTTCAGCGCGGCCATGCCGGCGACAACCTCGGCAATCTCGCCTTCCAAGGTGTCGATCAGGCCGGGCACGTCGGCCGCCAGCTTCGCCAGCTCGGCCGTGTGGTTCTTCTTCGTTGCCATTCTTTAACCTCCAAGTAAGGCGCTTTTCGCTGCCGCCAGCATCACGGCCAGCGTGACGGTTCCAGCCATCGCCACCAGAAAAGCCAGGGCGAAAAACTGGACGTACACAAGCCCGGTTCCGATTGCCATCACGGCACGAAGCACGCGAAGGGCAAGGGTCACGATCAGGTCATCTATGAATTTCATGGCTGGTTCTCCCGGTGGGTTCCTAGCCGGATTTCCCGGCTAGTTTGGTCACTTCCAACTGTCCAAATTATACCATCTTGGTTAGTGCGCGTCACCAACTTTGGCAACATTAAAACGCTCTATCACCTGCTTGGCTGCCCAGATTCCGGCGTTGTTCAACTGCCGCACCCACGCGCCCCGACTTGGCGACCATTTGAAGGCTTCACGCTTCAAGATGGCGCGGGTTGCCTCGTCCGGCTTGCCGTCGAAAATGAACATCACGCGGTTTTCGGTGGTGTCCTCGCGGTAGGTGTAGCCGTCGCCGGCCTTCTCCACGTCGGCCCGCTGGCTGCGCTTCTCCAGCTCGGCAATGCGGCCCTTGATGCGGGTCATGTTGGCGTTGTTGTTCGACAAGGCATAGGACGGGAAACCGACACGGCGGGCAAAGTCCGGCTTGATCGCCTCGGCCGCCTGGGCTTCGGTGAAGCCAAGGGCCACAAGGGCGGCGGTCTGCGTTTCCGGTGTTTTGTTCGCACGAATGGCCTTGTTCGCGGCCTTCATCATCTCTTGCGACTTCTCGGCGCTTGCCAGCTCGGCGCGCAGCTTCTTGATGGCGTCCGGGTCATCGCTGGAAATGCCACCAGTGCCCACGCTCGCGGCCTTCTGTGCGTAGTGCGCTGCCTTGTCCTGGGCGGCAAAGGCTTTGCCGAAGGTGTTGTGAATCCGGTTGCGATAGTTGCGGTCGCGGCCTTCGCTGTGGTGCCCGACAAGGATCGGTTGCCCGAAGGGGATCACCTCGGCCATACCACGCGCCCGGCTATACAGTGCCCGGCTTTCGTCCTGGGCCTTGCCTGCACGCGCTTCGTACCGTTCGCGCTTGGCCTCAATGCGTGCCTCGTAGGCGTTCAATTCGCGCGGTTCGTCGGCCGCTGCCGGCTCGGCCTGCTCGATCACGGCCACGGCTTGCGCTGCTGCCTGCTCGGCGGCCTCCGGCGCTGCTTCTGGTGCTTCGGCTTCCTCGGTCACGGCGTCGGCGCTGGCCTTCTCGTCGGTCGGTTCGCCTCCGATTTCCTCGGTCTGTGAAACGTGAAAAACGGTCGTGGTCTTAACCTTCTTCACCGGCACTTCGTCGCCTGTCTCGCGGTCTTTCTTGGTGCAAGGAATCACGGTCACAATCTTGACGCCATGCTGTCCCTTCTTCACCACGCGGCCCAGCGCCTTCCACGCATTGAAGGTAAACACGTTCACGCGCGGTTCAACGTCGGCCATGTCGATGCCCATCGCGGCGAACCCGTCGAAGATCGCTTGATAGTTCGCAAGGCTTTCACCAGACACGGCATTTTCAAGGGCTTTCTGTTGCAGCTCGGCCTTTGGTTTTTGGCTGTTGAACCTTGCTTTGCTAGATGCTTGAGCCGGGGTGTTTTGCTTTTGAATTTGTGATTGGTGCGTCATGTCGGTATCCGCCTTTCGTTGTGTGAACTTGCTTCGCTGAGTGCCTTTCGCCGTGAAGCCCGTAGGTGGGCCGGACAGGACAGCGCGGAAAGGGAGAAACCGGAAGCCGCAGCGCAAGGGAGCGCAGCGAGTGCGAACGGGTGAGGATTTCAGGGCGCAGCCCGGCCCTTGGAGCGATGGCATGGCCGGACTACCGTTTAGGGCAGGCGAAAGGTATTCAGCGAAGCCGCACAACCCGCAGCAAGGCGGCCTGGACGTGACCACGGCCTAATTCAGCGGGAACCGCTGTAACAGGCGGGCAGCGCCCGCCTTGGGGTGTTCAAGGGCGTAAGCCCGGTGGCAGTCTCGGAACGAGTCTGCCGGTGTCCCTGGAACGCGGCGATTCATCGCGGCGTGGCCTGGAAGGGCAAAGCCCGGTGATGGTGACAACAGATCCGCCGGCGCCGGCGGGATCTGTCACCAAGGCGGCGGGCCTGGGTCTTTGGTGACGCGGCCGCGTCCTCGATCGGCTGTTTCTGTCACCACGCCGGGACGGCTCTTTTTGGCGACAAAAAGGAGCTGGCCAGGTTGCCGCGGTGTCTCCAAGCGGTCGGCTTGCCGGTGGTGACAAATGTTGGCCACCTGGTGCGGCGCAGCGTCACCAAGTGGCCGCCTGAACCGCTGTCCACATATCCACGGGCGCAAAGGTCACTACTAAGACCGTCGCGGCGGTGGGTATGTGGTCAGGGGACTAGCGCCGGGACGGCGCAACGAGAGGGATTGAAGCCCGAAGGGGTCGAGACTTGGAACAAGGCTCGATGCGCAGCACG encodes:
- a CDS encoding DNA-binding protein, with product MALSQDIKERIFAAADALHAASETGEFPSVEAVRQESRAGMNNVVEAMKEWRQNQRKQVQAVREPLPVELHGVVQSMGQSLWETAQQLANESLDAAKVAFETEKSDLIQLSAEQSEAFEAQAAELDAAQARIAELERQATAAAAAAQATAQELDETRRARLAAEQDAALAKQRAEEIERRAAELRAELDHAHAEAETAAAQAKATADSLRADADRLRTERDKAQQRQELAEAEGVKLAASLAAAQGETAKAQAALAGVTAKAEAAEQAHADQRKRAAEEVHRSAERMTKAETERDKARSEAATAREEAAALRGELEATKTQNAGLLAALKPSPAPKGKGGTAKD
- a CDS encoding DUF3560 domain-containing protein, which codes for MNAYEARIEAKRERYEARAGKAQDESRALYSRARGMAEVIPFGQPILVGHHSEGRDRNYRNRIHNTFGKAFAAQDKAAHYAQKAASVGTGGISSDDPDAIKKLRAELASAEKSQEMMKAANKAIRANKTPETQTAALVALGFTEAQAAEAIKPDFARRVGFPSYALSNNNANMTRIKGRIAELEKRSQRADVEKAGDGYTYREDTTENRVMFIFDGKPDEATRAILKREAFKWSPSRGAWVRQLNNAGIWAAKQVIERFNVAKVGDAH